A window from Flavobacteriales bacterium encodes these proteins:
- a CDS encoding class I fructose-bisphosphate aldolase, translating to MAESRITELLGDQADYLLQHTSKTISKDSLQAPSGDFVSEQFMHSNRSPQVLRNLEAIYSHGRLAGSGYMSILPVDQGIEHSAGSSFAPNPIYFDPKNIIELAVEAGCNAVASTFGVLASQSRRYAHKIPFVVKINHNEFLSLPASYEQIQFGSVEEAWNLGAAAVGATIYFGSEGSNRQIIEIAEAFERAHELGMATILWCYTRNSAFKKDGTDYHTSADLTGQANHLGVTIQADVIKQKLPTNNGGYPAIDFGKTHDKVYSELTSGHPIDLCRYQVANCYMGRIGLINSGGASGGESDMSEAVATAVINKRAGGHGLILGRKAFQRPMKEGVELLNAVQDVYLDKSIDLA from the coding sequence ATGGCTGAATCAAGGATTACCGAACTATTGGGAGATCAGGCGGATTACCTGCTCCAACACACCAGCAAGACCATTTCTAAAGACTCGCTACAAGCTCCGAGTGGGGACTTTGTGAGTGAACAGTTCATGCACAGCAATCGCTCACCGCAGGTGCTAAGGAATCTAGAGGCGATATACAGCCATGGAAGACTCGCAGGAAGTGGGTATATGAGCATCCTGCCGGTGGATCAAGGTATCGAACACTCTGCTGGATCCTCCTTCGCACCCAATCCGATCTATTTCGATCCGAAGAACATTATCGAATTGGCGGTAGAGGCCGGCTGTAATGCAGTAGCATCCACCTTCGGAGTTTTGGCATCTCAGTCACGTAGATATGCCCACAAGATCCCTTTCGTGGTGAAGATCAATCACAATGAATTCCTTTCGCTCCCTGCCAGTTATGAGCAGATTCAATTCGGATCGGTCGAGGAAGCATGGAATCTAGGTGCTGCGGCCGTAGGGGCCACTATCTATTTCGGATCGGAAGGGTCCAATCGTCAGATCATAGAGATCGCGGAGGCCTTTGAGCGCGCCCATGAGTTGGGTATGGCGACCATCCTCTGGTGCTATACACGGAATTCTGCCTTCAAGAAGGACGGTACGGATTATCATACCTCTGCCGATCTTACCGGCCAGGCCAATCATCTGGGTGTCACCATACAGGCAGATGTCATCAAACAGAAACTCCCGACCAACAACGGAGGTTATCCGGCCATCGATTTCGGAAAGACCCATGATAAGGTCTATTCAGAACTCACCTCTGGTCACCCGATCGACCTGTGCCGCTACCAAGTGGCCAATTGCTACATGGGGAGGATCGGATTGATCAATTCAGGAGGAGCTTCTGGAGGGGAGAGCGATATGTCTGAGGCGGTTGCCACTGCGGTGATCAACAAGCGTGCAGGAGGACATGGGCTGATACTCGGACGTAAGGCCTTCCAGCGCCCGATGAAGGAAGGAGTAGAGCTGCTCAACGCAGTGCAAGATGTATATTTAGATAAAAGCATAGACCTTGCCTGA
- the rpsO gene encoding 30S ribosomal protein S15: MYLTPEKKQEIFKKYGKSGSDTGSPEGQIALFTHRINHLTEHLKKNKKDYNTERSLVLLVGKRRRLLDYLIKKDITRYREIIKELGIRK, encoded by the coding sequence ATGTACCTTACACCAGAAAAGAAACAAGAGATATTCAAGAAATACGGCAAGTCCGGTTCAGATACCGGATCGCCTGAAGGTCAGATAGCCCTGTTCACACACAGGATCAACCACTTGACCGAACACCTGAAGAAGAATAAGAAGGACTATAATACCGAGCGTTCATTGGTCCTTTTGGTAGGTAAGCGCAGAAGACTCCTCGATTACCTGATCAAGAAAGATATCACCCGATACAGGGAGATCATCAAAGAACTTGGAATCAGAAAGTGA
- a CDS encoding acetyl-CoA carboxylase carboxyltransferase subunit beta, producing the protein MSGWFKRIKEGITTSTREKKETPEGLWYSCPKCKAVTSSEEHKENLSVCVQCDHHERISAEDYFAILFDDGSVDEFATEIESGDPLKFEDTKKYSERVKATQKKTGLKDAIRTAYGEVDGWPLVVAAMDFKFIGGSMGSVVGEKIAMAIDEAITRKCPFMIISKSGGARMMEAGYSLMQMAKTSAKLRQLSDAGLPYFSFLTDPTTGGVTASFAMLGDLNFAEPGALIGFAGPRVVKETIGRDLPKGFQRSEFVLEHGFLDFIVHRKELRQRIAQLIEMLEK; encoded by the coding sequence ATGTCCGGCTGGTTCAAGCGGATCAAAGAAGGGATAACTACGTCTACGCGTGAGAAGAAAGAGACCCCTGAAGGTCTATGGTACAGCTGTCCCAAGTGTAAGGCCGTCACCTCTTCTGAAGAACACAAGGAGAACCTGAGTGTATGTGTCCAGTGCGACCATCACGAGCGTATTTCGGCCGAGGATTATTTCGCTATCCTCTTCGATGATGGAAGCGTGGATGAATTCGCAACAGAGATCGAGTCCGGTGATCCGCTCAAATTCGAGGATACCAAGAAGTATTCTGAACGGGTCAAGGCCACTCAGAAGAAGACCGGACTCAAGGACGCCATTCGCACCGCATACGGAGAAGTGGACGGATGGCCACTCGTGGTGGCAGCTATGGATTTCAAATTCATCGGGGGTTCCATGGGCTCGGTGGTAGGAGAGAAGATCGCTATGGCCATCGATGAGGCCATCACGCGTAAATGCCCCTTCATGATCATCTCCAAGTCAGGAGGTGCTCGTATGATGGAGGCCGGATACTCCCTTATGCAAATGGCCAAGACCTCTGCCAAGCTCAGGCAGCTGAGTGATGCTGGGCTACCTTATTTCTCCTTTCTGACCGATCCCACTACGGGAGGGGTCACAGCCTCTTTTGCCATGCTGGGTGATCTCAATTTCGCAGAACCCGGAGCATTGATCGGATTTGCCGGACCGCGGGTGGTCAAAGAGACTATCGGTAGGGACCTTCCTAAAGGCTTTCAGCGCTCCGAATTCGTGCTCGAACATGGATTCCTGGATTTCATCGTCCACCGCAAGGAATTGAGACAGCGTATCGCCCAGCTGATCGAGATGCTCGAGAAGTGA